The genomic segment TTATGGTGTAAACTGTGAATGGATGAATCTCTTAATGCCATTTTTGTTGTTTGCTTTTTAGGGATTTGAGTGCCCTTTCTTTGGAAGGAACATTGGCACCAGAGCTGGGGAAATTAAGCAACTTAAGATCACTGTAAGGATTCATCATCTTTGCTGTTAAATACGTgggtttttctatgtttttatctGAAATTGTTTATCTACTTGAACTCAGGTCTGTTGCAATCTTGTTGTACTCGTGTCTGATACTCATATCTGACatatattcaaacatatttttagtGCTTACTTGGGGTTTTTCTTGCTGCTGATATTTAACAGTGTGCTCTATAAAAACCATTTCTCCGGTGCCATTCCAAAAGAGTTCGGAGAGCTTACGAAGCTGGAGCTACTGGATTTGAGGGAAAATGACTTGGGCGGAACAATTCCAGCAGAAATAGGAAAAATGTTGTCTCTAAAACGCTTGTAAGTCATGTTTTGTATGTTTTATTCTGTGCGTTTTGCTTTGTCCTTGTTTTTGGCTTTAACTAAACTACCTTACACCTTAGGTTACTTTGTGACAACAAGTTGGAGGGCAGCATTCCTTCGGATCTTGGGAGACTAAACTTGCTCTCCGAACTGCAATATGATGAAAACCTTACATCGACGTCAGCTACCGGAATTGGCTGCATAAATAGGAAGTTTGGACTGTGGTAAGAGCCATATTCATTGTTGTTCAATCTTCTCCCCTTATCCCATAACTATATGTATCCACCTACAATGCAGTATGTATGCTTCAACACCATCATAGCTCTTATCCCATTGTGTTTTTGTTGATATTATGCATATGGCATGAACTTGACAATATATGTTTCTAAAAGCAGATTCATTTCCGAGGTTCATTGGCCTAAAATTTCGTTTAATGCTTAGTTTTATAAGGTCTAATATTATCTTCCTTTAATACCATTTGATATGCCTAAATCTTTGGCCTTTGTTGGCAACTAAACTGTTAGTTCTAGTGCTTATGACGATTCTGGATTTGTGGAATCACTCATTTTCTGCCTCATTCTGCTGTTTGAGTTCGTATTCGGCAAAAAGATAGAGAGATAACCTCTGTTTGATATTTCTATGAAGGAATTTAACTTGGTTACGTTTTGCTAGGATATCAGACTCGATTCTGTTAAACGTTCTTCCTGTTTTACAATGATTAACTAAGCGTATTAAGAATTATAGCCTTCTAGTTTCCTAATTACTTAATTGCCTAAGTTGACAGCCTATGGCAGAGCAGTTTGAAACAACTGAGCAGAATGGGTTCATTGCTCATGCCGATTAAAGGCACACTTATACGTTACCTCAATGCGTTGCCATTACCACAGTACGAACTTATcatatatcttttttttaatgtCTTATTCGCATTGTTGATTATGTTATTTCTTAAATTCTCCTTGTTTACGTGGTTTACCTTCTTACAAGGCAAAAGGACTCACTGGCCGAGCATCAAGACGATTGCTGCAGTGATGTGCCTGGTGAGTAAAATACAATTTACCGAATCTCAGTCCATTGGAAAATCGAGTATGGTTTCCAGTAAAATGAATGACATTGTTTTGCTAAAAGCAGGTTCATCTGAGCAACAGATAGCCAATAGCATGCAGGATGTTGCCTCTTTTGCACGTCGTAGGCTGCTTGCGCAGTCAAAGAACCTCCCAGCTGTGCCTGCTACTGGTATGTCGTCTAACGAACAGATCATTTCTCTCCCGACTACCCGAAGTAGTGGGAGCTTCCCTGCTGTGCCGAAGGCAAAACAGCCTTCTgcaccatcaccatcaccatcaccatcaccaccAGTTGAAACGCCTCCTACCCTGGAGACTGATACAAAGCCTGGAGAGCCACCTCCTGAAGAACCTTCAGAATCTGGTTCCGGGAATATATGGAAATATCTCATTATCATTCCCGTTGTGGTCATCCTGCTTGCATTTTTGGCATTTTTGTTCCTGTGTCATAAACGAGCAGCGAAAACAATCGGACCTTGGAAAACTGGATTAAGTGGACAGCTGCAGAAAGCTTTTGTTACAGGtaactttaaaacattttattagaTATTGCAGATTTCAATTTACATACAATGAGAAGCCTCGATCTTAGATAATGTCCGGACCAGTTCTACTAAATTGGCACTGGTTCGTTTTTGTTCATACTGCCAAAAAGACCCATAATTTCTGTTATTCAATATGCAGGAGTGCCTAGCCTAAACCGAGTGGAACTCGAAACAGCCTGTGAGGATTTTAGCAATATAATCGACACAATTGGAGGTTGTAGAGTGTATAAAGGGACACTTTCCAGCGGAGTTGAGATTGCTGTTGCTGCAACTGGCATTTCATCTTTAAAAGACTGGTCCAAGAACTCGGAGAAAGCCTATCGGAGAAAGGTTTGTCATTATTTATGGTCATGAAACCTGTACATgaaattttatactttaaaatCTCCTGATTGTTGTTTTCTTTCCTATCGGAACTTACTGCAGATCGATAAATTGTCAAGAATTAACCATAAGAACTATGTCAACCTTATTGGCTACTGTGAGGAGGATGAACCTTTCAACAGGATGATGGTGTTTGAATATGCTCCAAATGGGACCCTTTTTGAGCATCTGCATGGTAATATTGTCGATTACATGTGTAATTCACGGCAAATATTTTACTCGATAGTGATTCTTCGAGAgattaaaatataagtttttttgTTTACAGTTAAAGAAATGGAACATCTTGATTGGAATGCAAGGGTGAGGATCATCATGGGTGTTGGTTATTGTCTTCAATATATGCACCATGATCTAAATCCTCCCTTAGCTCATCCAAACTTAAGTTCATCTTCTATCTATCTAACGGACGATTATGCTGCAAAGGTACATCGATTTCAGTTTGAATTGGGAAATTTTCATAATGTTATTATTGATATACAACACTCATTCTCATTCATCTTTTAACTTCCGCAGCTTGGAGAAATTGGCTGTTTACCGTCCACATCAAAGTCAGAGACCTCAAGTGATTCTGAATCACAACATTCGTCTGAATTGCCACCATTAGTTGATTTAGAAGCGAATGTCTATAACTTCGGATTATTGTTACTCGAAATCATTTCCGGAAAGCTTCCTTGTTCTGAAGAACAAGGACCAATCGAGAAATGGGTATGTTTCCCAATGACACCTTATATAACTTCAAAGGCATAGGTTTTGCATTAAGGCAAACTAATATCAAAACTTTGCAGGCGGACCAATACTTGAACGATAAGTTGAACTTCGGCTCGATGACTGATCCTACGCTCGATTCGTTCAAAAACGAAGAGCTCGAGATAATCTGTGAGGTTATCAAAGAATGTATCGCAACGGATCCAAGGAAAAGACCAACAATGAAAGATATAatcac from the Gossypium hirsutum isolate 1008001.06 chromosome D09, Gossypium_hirsutum_v2.1, whole genome shotgun sequence genome contains:
- the LOC107891767 gene encoding protein MALE DISCOVERER 2 isoform X1 translates to MSLLPRPLQRLAYKEMGDRWKQIGFNLLSFLFLIPSFMIEGSLAINSDDEGLALLEFRARIDSDPYGAFANWNSNDSSPCLWWGVHCVDGKVQMLDLSALSLEGTLAPELGKLSNLRSLVLYKNHFSGAIPKEFGELTKLELLDLRENDLGGTIPAEIGKMLSLKRLLLCDNKLEGSIPSDLGRLNLLSELQYDENLTSTSATGIGCINRKFGLCLWQSSLKQLSRMGSLLMPIKGTLIRYLNALPLPQQKDSLAEHQDDCCSDVPGSSEQQIANSMQDVASFARRRLLAQSKNLPAVPATGMSSNEQIISLPTTRSSGSFPAVPKAKQPSAPSPSPSPSPPVETPPTLETDTKPGEPPPEEPSESGSGNIWKYLIIIPVVVILLAFLAFLFLCHKRAAKTIGPWKTGLSGQLQKAFVTGVPSLNRVELETACEDFSNIIDTIGGCRVYKGTLSSGVEIAVAATGISSLKDWSKNSEKAYRRKIDKLSRINHKNYVNLIGYCEEDEPFNRMMVFEYAPNGTLFEHLHVKEMEHLDWNARVRIIMGVGYCLQYMHHDLNPPLAHPNLSSSSIYLTDDYAAKLGEIGCLPSTSKSETSSDSESQHSSELPPLVDLEANVYNFGLLLLEIISGKLPCSEEQGPIEKWADQYLNDKLNFGSMTDPTLDSFKNEELEIICEVIKECIATDPRKRPTMKDIITKLREVIQVAPEQATPRLSPLWWAELEILSMEAT
- the LOC107891767 gene encoding protein MALE DISCOVERER 2 isoform X3; translation: MVIPSDEGLALLEFRARIDSDPYGAFANWNSNDSSPCLWWGVHCVDGKVQMLDLSALSLEGTLAPELGKLSNLRSLVLYKNHFSGAIPKEFGELTKLELLDLRENDLGGTIPAEIGKMLSLKRLLLCDNKLEGSIPSDLGRLNLLSELQYDENLTSTSATGIGCINRKFGLCLWQSSLKQLSRMGSLLMPIKGTLIRYLNALPLPQQKDSLAEHQDDCCSDVPGSSEQQIANSMQDVASFARRRLLAQSKNLPAVPATGMSSNEQIISLPTTRSSGSFPAVPKAKQPSAPSPSPSPSPPVETPPTLETDTKPGEPPPEEPSESGSGNIWKYLIIIPVVVILLAFLAFLFLCHKRAAKTIGPWKTGLSGQLQKAFVTGVPSLNRVELETACEDFSNIIDTIGGCRVYKGTLSSGVEIAVAATGISSLKDWSKNSEKAYRRKIDKLSRINHKNYVNLIGYCEEDEPFNRMMVFEYAPNGTLFEHLHVKEMEHLDWNARVRIIMGVGYCLQYMHHDLNPPLAHPNLSSSSIYLTDDYAAKLGEIGCLPSTSKSETSSDSESQHSSELPPLVDLEANVYNFGLLLLEIISGKLPCSEEQGPIEKWADQYLNDKLNFGSMTDPTLDSFKNEELEIICEVIKECIATDPRKRPTMKDIITKLREVIQVAPEQATPRLSPLWWAELEILSMEAT
- the LOC107891767 gene encoding protein MALE DISCOVERER 2 isoform X2, producing MSLLPRPLQRLAYKEMGDRWKQIGFNLLSFLFLIPSFMIEGSLAINSDGLALLEFRARIDSDPYGAFANWNSNDSSPCLWWGVHCVDGKVQMLDLSALSLEGTLAPELGKLSNLRSLVLYKNHFSGAIPKEFGELTKLELLDLRENDLGGTIPAEIGKMLSLKRLLLCDNKLEGSIPSDLGRLNLLSELQYDENLTSTSATGIGCINRKFGLCLWQSSLKQLSRMGSLLMPIKGTLIRYLNALPLPQQKDSLAEHQDDCCSDVPGSSEQQIANSMQDVASFARRRLLAQSKNLPAVPATGMSSNEQIISLPTTRSSGSFPAVPKAKQPSAPSPSPSPSPPVETPPTLETDTKPGEPPPEEPSESGSGNIWKYLIIIPVVVILLAFLAFLFLCHKRAAKTIGPWKTGLSGQLQKAFVTGVPSLNRVELETACEDFSNIIDTIGGCRVYKGTLSSGVEIAVAATGISSLKDWSKNSEKAYRRKIDKLSRINHKNYVNLIGYCEEDEPFNRMMVFEYAPNGTLFEHLHVKEMEHLDWNARVRIIMGVGYCLQYMHHDLNPPLAHPNLSSSSIYLTDDYAAKLGEIGCLPSTSKSETSSDSESQHSSELPPLVDLEANVYNFGLLLLEIISGKLPCSEEQGPIEKWADQYLNDKLNFGSMTDPTLDSFKNEELEIICEVIKECIATDPRKRPTMKDIITKLREVIQVAPEQATPRLSPLWWAELEILSMEAT